CTCCTTGATGATGTAGATGACGTGCTTGATCGGTCCACGCGCACGCAGCTTCGTCGGAAGTTTGGCACGCACTGCGGAATGCCAAGCGATCCGAACCGGCTTCTGGCTGATGTAATTTGTCCTTTCAACCTGCTCCGTGAGCGCTTTGCTGTACTTCTCAAGCGTTGAAAGCCCAGTGTGCTGCAACGTGCCATTCAGAAGCGTCTCAATGTAGGGGAACTTCTTACGTCCGTCTTTCGACATTCCAATGTTTGGCCCAGTGCCCACTCCTTTGCCATTCGCGATCAGTACGTCATCGTCATGAACGGCGATTGCCGTTGGATACCACTGGGTGGGAAAAAATGCGGCTGGTTCAATCCCGCGAGGCATTCGTTTCCCCTTCGCATTCATCGCCCCATTCCGTTCATGTGCCTTGCGGAAATCTGCAATTTCCACCGAGGCAATGCCATTGAGTCCTGCGCAGCCAATTAGGAGCACTTGCCCATTTTGTGCGAGCGCAACTGACGTCGGATATGAGCCCATCGCAGTTATCGGCCGTCTTTGTACCTGCGTCCAAATCGTCTCTGCACGGCCTGTCGCGAGGTCCACGCCGTCAAGCTCGCCCAGATTAGAAAGGGCGACAAAGAGGATTTTCTGATCCGGTGAAAGTGTCATCGCGCTGGCGTGAGCCGATGATTCCGTGTTTGTCTCCAGGCTGTTCGGCCCAACCTTCAGGATTCGAGATACTTTTGCAGATTCAAGATCCAACTCAGCCACCGAAGGAGTGTTCCACAAACTCACCCATGCCTTCTTGCCATCCGGCGAGACGATGGTGCTGTGCGGAAAAACAGCCGGCACGAAGTCCTTATTACTGAGGTCGAAGGTTGCAAGAGTCTCTCCGGTAACGGCGTCGAGAAGAATCGCGTTGTCGCTGAGGTTGTCGGCGACGAGCAGGCGATCGTGCGGATGCTCTGCGTCGGGCGGAACCACGGAGATGCCTGAGGGATAGGAGATCGCTTTGCCATCCGGAATCTTCGTATCGCCGTAGGCGAAGCGCTTGCCGGGAGCGAGTTGTTGCAGTGGGATTTTCAGGAAACGCGCAGGTTTGATCTCGCCATTCGCAAATGAGTACACGGCGATTCCGTTGCCGGTTGAACCCTTCCTCATGCCTGCCGGATCCGTGAGTGATGCGATGGAAGCGTAGAGCTCGTCGCCCTTGCTGCTGAAGGCGAGGCCCAGCCAGTAGGTCTGCTTCGACTTGGGCCCGAGGCGAGCGTCTGGAAAATCTCGGATCGTGCGGTTCCGGATGTCATAGATCGCGATCGACTCGTGATGGTCGCTCATCGCGGTTCCGTAGCCCTGGTTGAGGATTGCCGCATAACGGCCGTCGGGCGAGATGACGATGTTCACGGGAAAGCTGTTGAGCTTCAGCGGTGACCCCGGAACCGGTTCCAGCGTCTTGCTCGACGGAAGATTGATGGTTTGGGCGAACAGCGAAGCTGACAGGAATAGGAAGACGATGGCCCGGCGCATAGTGGCAACAGTTTAATTGCGCCATTCGCAATCCGCTATTCGCAAATGCGAGTGCTCGATTAAATTCTGGTGACAGCGTTCTTACGGACATGTTCAATGACGAGCGACACCTCGCGTTGAATGTCGTCATCACCGCAAACAACGATATCGGCGTAAGCGCACGAAGGATAGACGAACTCCCTGGCCATGGGAAGAACCGTAGTCGAGTACTGCTCGAGCACGCTTTCGCGCGTTCGGCCGCGCTCGCGGATATCGCGGTCGATTCTCCGCTCCAGGCAGGTCGTGTCACGCAGATCTACATACACCTTCGTGCCCTCGAGTTTGCGGACTTCTTCCCAGTAAAGTGCGAATAATCCCTCGACGATGATGTAGGACTGCGGGTCCACCCGCTCCGTCTCCTTCCTGCGCGAGTGGATCGTGAAGTCGTAAAGCGGCTTCTCGATCGACTTGCCCTTGGTGAGATCGCGAAGGTTCTCTGTCAGCAGCGCGGAATCGAGCGAATCGGGGCAATCGAAGTTCTGGTGTGCACGCTGGACGAGAGACAGGTGGCGGAGATCGTGGTAGTAAGAATCGAGCCGGAAAATGGCAGCACCGCCGAGTTCGCTGGCAACATGCTCGGCGAGGTAACTCTTTCCAGCGCCGGATGGCCCGGCAATTCCGATGAGGTATGGAGTCAGCTTCTTCGTTCCTCGTTCTTCGCTAAAACAAGATCACGCTAAACAGTCGCGGCAATGCGCGGAATCACTGCGGTCAACAACGCCAGGAATTTGCCGCGCACTCTTGCGCCAACTTCCAATACTTCTTCGTGATTGATCGGCTGATCTAACATTCCCGCGGCCATATTGGTAACGCAGGAGACCGCGAGCACAGTGAGCCCCATGTGCCGCGCCACGATTACCTCCGGTACCGTCGACATTCCCACCAGGTCGGCACCGATGATCCGCAAGTACCGAATCTCCGCCGGGGTCTCGTAACTTGGACCGGATAGTGCAGCATACACACCTTCAAACAGCTCAATCTGCAGGCGGCGAGCCTCGTCGTGCGCGATCTCACGATAACGTTTGCTGTAGGCATCACTCATGTCGTGAAAGCGCAACCCGAAGCGTTCGTCATTCGCGCCAGTCAGTGGATTCGCCCCTTGCAGATTAAGGTGATCGCTCAACAGTACCAGCGCGCCCTGGCCATAGCTTTTGTTGATGCCACCGGCAGCGTTCGTCAGGACAATTGCCTTGAGCCCCATCAAGCCGAACACGCGCACCGGAAACGCCGCCTGCTTCGCCGTATAGCCTTCATACTGGTGAACCCGGCCCTGCATCGCCGCGACCGTTACCTCTCCGAGTTTACCGACGACCAGGCGCCCGGCGTGACCGATCGCAGTCGACCGCGGATAATTCGGGATCGTCTCGTACGGGACAATCAGTGCATCCTTGAGGTCGTTCGCGAAGTCACCAAGTCCGGAGCCCAGCACGACCGCGACTTTCGGCAGGCCCAATGCGGGCCGCTCGGCCAAGCGCGCCAGCACGAAGTCCGCAGCCTGCTTCGCGCGAGTGTATTCGTCGAGTTGATCTTCTTTGCGTTCCACGGCAGTGCTCATAAGAACATCCCGACAATTGCGGCGGACATCAGGTTCGCCATCGTTCCCGCGATCATGGCCCGGAATCCCAACCGCGCTAAATCGCCGCGACGATTCGGTGCTAACGCGCCAAGGCCGCCGATCTGAATACCGATGGAACTGATGTTAGCGAAGCCGCACAGTGCGAACGTCGCGATCGTGAACGACCGCGGATCCAGCGTCCCCTTCATCGGCCCAAGCATCGTGAACGCCACCAGTTCATTCAGAGCCATGCGGGTTCCCAACAGATTGCCGATAACTCTGCAGTCGTGCCACGGAACGCCGATGAGCCACGCCACAGGCGCAAAAACGAATCCGAATATGCTCTCAAGACTGGATGGGAACCAGCGGAAGCCGTGAGCGATGAGCACGTTATGAATCCCACCCAGAATTCCGTTCAAAAGATAGATCAGAGCAAGAAACGAAATCAGCATGGCCGCGACATTGATCGCGAGGCTCAATCCATCACTGGTACCTTTGGCGGTGGCGGCGAGCACGTTTTCATGCTTCTCTTCTTCGTCACGCTGAATGGCGCTCTTGCCCGAAGTTTCAGGGACTTCGGTCTCCGGCACCAGCATCTTGGCGATGGTCAGCGTCCCAGGGGCGGTCATGATTACCGCTGTCAGCAGATGTTTCGCCTCAATGCCGCTCAGGATATATGCGCCCATGATGCCGCCGGAAACGTGTGCCATTCCGGCTGTCATGATGACCATCAGTTCGGAGTTGGTGACGCGCGATAAAAAGGGCCGTATCGTCAGTGGGGCTTCCGTCTGCCCCATAAAAATGCTCGCCGCGACGTCCAGCGATTCAACGCCGCTGACGCCCATCAGCCGCTGCATCAGTTTCGCCGCAATATTAATGACGAACTGCATCACCCCGAAGTGATAGAGGATCGCAAAGAATGCCGCGATGAAGATGATGGTCGGCAGAACCTGAAACGCGAAGATAAAGCCATT
This is a stretch of genomic DNA from Terriglobia bacterium. It encodes these proteins:
- a CDS encoding purine-nucleoside phosphorylase, with translation MSTAVERKEDQLDEYTRAKQAADFVLARLAERPALGLPKVAVVLGSGLGDFANDLKDALIVPYETIPNYPRSTAIGHAGRLVVGKLGEVTVAAMQGRVHQYEGYTAKQAAFPVRVFGLMGLKAIVLTNAAGGINKSYGQGALVLLSDHLNLQGANPLTGANDERFGLRFHDMSDAYSKRYREIAHDEARRLQIELFEGVYAALSGPSYETPAEIRYLRIIGADLVGMSTVPEVIVARHMGLTVLAVSCVTNMAAGMLDQPINHEEVLEVGARVRGKFLALLTAVIPRIAATV
- a CDS encoding phosphoesterase is translated as MRRAIVFLFLSASLFAQTINLPSSKTLEPVPGSPLKLNSFPVNIVISPDGRYAAILNQGYGTAMSDHHESIAIYDIRNRTIRDFPDARLGPKSKQTYWLGLAFSSKGDELYASIASLTDPAGMRKGSTGNGIAVYSFANGEIKPARFLKIPLQQLAPGKRFAYGDTKIPDGKAISYPSGISVVPPDAEHPHDRLLVADNLSDNAILLDAVTGETLATFDLSNKDFVPAVFPHSTIVSPDGKKAWVSLWNTPSVAELDLESAKVSRILKVGPNSLETNTESSAHASAMTLSPDQKILFVALSNLGELDGVDLATGRAETIWTQVQRRPITAMGSYPTSVALAQNGQVLLIGCAGLNGIASVEIADFRKAHERNGAMNAKGKRMPRGIEPAAFFPTQWYPTAIAVHDDDVLIANGKGVGTGPNIGMSKDGRKKFPYIETLLNGTLQHTGLSTLEKYSKALTEQVERTNYISQKPVRIAWHSAVRAKLPTKLRARGPIKHVIYIIKENRTYDQIFGDLGVGDGDKSLTMYGWDITPNQHKLALQFGVLDNFYDSGEVSGNGHDWSTAAITSDYTERNIQVDYSRMQREYDYEGMVGNRYPIEEGIPDINEPGTGFLWGLVARNHRTYRHYGEFISTEWCNEQEWSGSPAITGRVKAKCEGPDEIKKGEMLPPNVGDPKGGPSPWPWPIPMIARDVPTKPELVGHFDPKYPDFRTEYPDQLRVDEFLNEFNAFVSARKSGKTAQEMPELIVLRLPNDHTLGTKVGYPTPSASVADNDLAVGRVVEAVSHSPYWDDTAILILEDDAQDGPDHVDAHRSTALVISKYSPSSTANPFIDHHFYTTVNMIRTLEDLLGLPPMNVNDAYAAPINLFSGAGNQPAFTADRKNLENGLLYATNPPNNPGAKQSADLNFAHADEANTAVLNQILWRDRKGNVPMPTPKHTVIRDGE
- a CDS encoding nucleoside transporter C-terminal domain-containing protein produces the protein MAILRGLLGLAVIIGLAWAFSTKRRAINWRTVGTGVTLQIFFAFLVLKWTYGREMITAAGAGINKLLDYSFYGSNFVFGELGKKASTNGFIFAFQVLPTIIFIAAFFAILYHFGVMQFVINIAAKLMQRLMGVSGVESLDVAASIFMGQTEAPLTIRPFLSRVTNSELMVIMTAGMAHVSGGIMGAYILSGIEAKHLLTAVIMTAPGTLTIAKMLVPETEVPETSGKSAIQRDEEEKHENVLAATAKGTSDGLSLAINVAAMLISFLALIYLLNGILGGIHNVLIAHGFRWFPSSLESIFGFVFAPVAWLIGVPWHDCRVIGNLLGTRMALNELVAFTMLGPMKGTLDPRSFTIATFALCGFANISSIGIQIGGLGALAPNRRGDLARLGFRAMIAGTMANLMSAAIVGMFL
- the udk gene encoding uridine kinase, with product MTPYLIGIAGPSGAGKSYLAEHVASELGGAAIFRLDSYYHDLRHLSLVQRAHQNFDCPDSLDSALLTENLRDLTKGKSIEKPLYDFTIHSRRKETERVDPQSYIIVEGLFALYWEEVRKLEGTKVYVDLRDTTCLERRIDRDIRERGRTRESVLEQYSTTVLPMAREFVYPSCAYADIVVCGDDDIQREVSLVIEHVRKNAVTRI